One segment of Solanum stenotomum isolate F172 chromosome 1, ASM1918654v1, whole genome shotgun sequence DNA contains the following:
- the LOC125861422 gene encoding guanosine nucleotide diphosphate dissociation inhibitor At5g09550 has product MDEEYDVIVLGTGLKECILSGLLSVDGLKVLHMDKNDYYGGESSSLNLIQLWKRFRGNDQPPEELGTSKEYNVDMIPKFAMANGTLVRVLIHTDVTKYLNFKAVDGSFVYNKGKIYKVPATDVEALKSPLMGLFEKRRARKFFLYVQDFEETDPKTHEGMDLNKITAKEFIAKYELEDDTIDFIGHALALCTDDNYLAQPAMDFIKRVKLYAESLARFQAGSPYIYPLYGLGELPQAFARLSAVYGGTYMLNKPQCKVEFDEGGKVVGVTSEGETAKCKKVVCDPSYLPDKVQKVGKVARAICIMSHPIPNTNDSHSAQVILPQKQLGRKSDMYLFCCSYSHNVAPKGKYIAFVSTEAETDDPESELKPGVDILGAVDEIFYETYDRFVPSHDSAADNCFISKSYDSTTHFESTVMDVLDMYSKTTGKVIDLSVDLSAASATAEE; this is encoded by the exons ATGGATGAAGAATACGATGTTATTGTTCTCGGCACCGGCCTCAAAGAATGCATTCTCAGCGGCCTTCTCTCCGTCGACGGCCTCaaagtac TACACATGGATAAAAACGACTATTATGGAGGAGAGTCAAGCTCACTTAATTTAATTCAG CTTTGGAAACGATTTAGGGGAAATGACCAGCCACCTGAAGAGTTAGGTACGAGCAAGGAATACAATGTTGACATGATTCCAAAG TTTGCAATGGCAAATGGAACTCTGGTCCGTGTGCTTATCCACACCGATGTTACTAAGTACTTGAACTTCAAGGCTGTAGATGGTAGTTTTGTGTACAATAAAGGGAAG ATCTACAAAGTTCCAGCAACTGATGTTGAAGCTCTGAAATCCCCGTTGATGGGGCTCTTTGAAAAGCGCCGAGCTCGgaagttttttctttatgttcAAGATTTTGAAGAGACTGATCCGAAAACTCATGAAGGGATGGATTTGAACAAAATCACTGCAAAAGAATTCATTGC GAaatatgaacttgaagatgATACCATTGACTTTATTGGACATGCCTTGGCACTCTGTACAGATGATAACTATTTGGCCCAACCAGCTATGGATTTCATAAAGAGAGTAAAG CTTTATGCAGAGTCTTTAGCACGCTTTCAAGCAGGATCCCCCTATATTTATCCATTGTACGGACTGGGTGAATTACCGCAG GCGTTTGCACGTCTGAGTGCAGTTTATGGTGGAACTTACATGCTTAACAAGCCGCAGTGTAAG GTGGAGTTTGATGAAGGTGGAAAAGTTGTTGGTGTGACTTCTGAAGGAGAAACTGCCAAATGCAAGAAAGTTGTTTGTGATCCCTCATATTTACCTGATAAG GTCCAGAAGGTTGGAAAAGTTGCCCGTGCAATTTGTATAATGAGCCATCCCATCCCTAACACCAATGATTCTCATTCAGCCCAGGTCATTCTACCGCAGAAGCAACTTGGTCGCAAATCAGACAT GTACCTGTTCTGTTGTTCCTACTCCCACAATGTCGCTCCAAAAGGGAAATATATTGCCTTTGTCTCAACAGAAGCTGAAACCGATGACCCCGAGAGCGAACTGAAGCCTGGCGTAGACATACTTGGGGCTGTCGATGAGATATTTTATGAAACTTATGACAGATTCGTACCTTCACATGATTCTGCTGCTGATAATTGTTTCATATCTAAA AGCTATGATTCAACAACACACTTTGAGTCCACGGTGATGGATGTGCTAGACATGTACAGCAAGACAACGGGAAAG gTGATTGACTTGTCAGTGGACCTGAGTGCTGCAAGTGCTACTGCTGAAGAATAA